A region of Campylobacter armoricus DNA encodes the following proteins:
- the fbaA gene encoding class II fructose-bisphosphate aldolase, with translation MGVLDLVKPGVLSGDDLNIVYNYAKKEGFAIPAVNVVGTNSINAVLESAKKVNSPVIIQFSNGGAKFVAGKACPKADVLGAISGARHVHLMAKAYEIPVILHTDHAARKLLPWIDALIKANIEFKKETGKPLFSSHMIDLSEEDLESNLSTCENYLKQMSELGISLELELGCTGGEEDGVDNTNIDNAKLYTQPEDVALAYERLSKISDRFSIAASFGNVHGVYKPGNVVLRPEILKNSQNYVKEKFNLKDEKPINFVFHGGSGSDIEDIKAALSYGVIKMNIDTDTQWAFWDGVREYEFKNKAYLQGQIGNPEGDDKPNKKYYDPRVWLRAGEESMIKRLECAFSDLNCIDRN, from the coding sequence ATGGGAGTATTAGATCTTGTTAAACCGGGTGTTTTAAGCGGTGATGATCTAAATATCGTATATAATTATGCAAAAAAAGAAGGCTTTGCTATCCCTGCGGTGAATGTCGTAGGGACAAATTCTATTAATGCGGTTTTAGAAAGCGCTAAAAAAGTTAATTCACCTGTGATTATTCAATTTTCAAATGGTGGAGCTAAATTTGTAGCAGGGAAAGCTTGTCCAAAAGCTGATGTTCTTGGTGCTATAAGTGGTGCAAGACATGTGCATTTAATGGCAAAAGCTTATGAAATTCCAGTGATTTTACACACAGATCATGCTGCTAGAAAATTGCTTCCTTGGATTGATGCTTTAATCAAAGCAAATATCGAGTTTAAAAAAGAAACAGGTAAGCCTTTATTTAGCTCTCATATGATTGATTTAAGCGAAGAGGATTTAGAAAGCAATTTAAGCACTTGTGAAAACTATTTAAAACAAATGTCTGAGCTTGGAATTTCTTTAGAGCTTGAACTAGGATGCACAGGTGGAGAAGAAGATGGGGTTGATAATACTAATATCGATAATGCAAAATTATACACTCAACCTGAAGATGTAGCCCTAGCATATGAAAGACTTTCTAAGATTAGTGATAGATTTTCAATTGCAGCTAGTTTTGGTAATGTGCATGGGGTTTATAAACCAGGAAATGTAGTTTTAAGACCAGAAATTCTTAAAAATTCTCAAAATTATGTAAAAGAAAAATTCAATCTCAAAGATGAAAAACCAATTAATTTTGTTTTCCATGGTGGAAGTGGTAGTGATATAGAAGATATCAAAGCTGCACTTAGTTATGGTGTGATTAAAATGAATATAGACACTGACACTCAATGGGCTTTTTGGGATGGTGTTAGAGAATATGAGTTTAAAAATAAAGCTTATTTGCAAGGACAAATTGGTAATCCAGAGGGTGATGATAAACCAAACAAAAAATACTATGATCCAAGAGTATGGCTTAGAGCTGGCGAAGAAAGTATGATTAAACGCTTAGAGTGTGCTTTTAGTGATTTAAATTGTATTGATAGAAACTAA
- a CDS encoding peptidylprolyl isomerase, whose product MKKISLVAAALLTGLSLNAAVVATLNGNNISDTEVNEFFAPMLRGAKITDLPADQKKAIIDQYIIQQLVLKDAKEQKIENDPLYKEELERAKEAILVNIYQKKIFDSIKNNDSKAKKYYEDNKDKFTKPAQVKARHILVTSEKEAKDIIAQLSKLSGKALNDKFAQLAKEKSIDKGSSAQGGDLGWFAESTMVKPFADAAFSMKKGTISKTPVKSDFGYHIILKEDARAKSTMSYNEVKAGIEGSIKMEEFKELMNKKAEELRKKAKVEYK is encoded by the coding sequence ATGAAAAAAATTTCTTTAGTTGCTGCGGCTTTATTAACAGGTTTAAGTTTAAATGCTGCGGTGGTTGCAACCCTTAATGGAAACAATATCAGCGACACAGAAGTAAATGAATTTTTTGCTCCTATGCTAAGAGGTGCTAAAATCACTGATTTACCAGCTGATCAAAAAAAAGCTATCATTGATCAATATATCATTCAACAACTTGTATTAAAAGATGCCAAAGAGCAAAAAATAGAAAATGATCCTTTATACAAAGAAGAATTAGAGCGTGCTAAAGAAGCTATTTTAGTAAATATCTATCAAAAGAAAATTTTTGATTCAATTAAAAATAATGATTCTAAAGCAAAAAAATATTATGAGGATAATAAAGATAAATTCACTAAGCCAGCTCAAGTAAAAGCTAGACATATCTTAGTTACAAGTGAAAAAGAAGCAAAAGATATCATTGCCCAACTTAGTAAATTAAGTGGAAAAGCTTTAAATGATAAATTTGCTCAACTTGCAAAAGAAAAATCAATCGACAAAGGTTCTTCGGCTCAAGGTGGTGATCTTGGATGGTTTGCTGAATCAACTATGGTTAAGCCATTTGCTGATGCAGCTTTTTCTATGAAAAAAGGAACTATCTCTAAAACTCCAGTTAAGAGTGATTTTGGATACCATATTATCTTAAAAGAAGATGCTAGAGCAAAAAGCACTATGAGCTATAATGAAGTAAAAGCAGGTATCGAAGGTTCTATTAAAATGGAAGAATTTAAAGAACTAATGAATAAAAAAGCTGAAGAACTTCGTAAAAAAGCAAAAGTGGAATATAAATAA
- the nth gene encoding endonuclease III yields MKRNLEIKELFLKHFGQAKTELVFSNAYELIVCVMLSAQCTDKRVNLITPALFKAYPSVQDLAKANLSSLKLLINSCSFYNNKAQNLIKMAQAVCEQFNGEIPMNEQDLKSLAGVGQKTAHVVMIEWCGANCMAVDTHVFRVSHRLNLSKAKTPEETEKDLTKIFKDNLNYLHQAMVLFGRYTCKAKNPLCKECFLNHLCKSKDKKLI; encoded by the coding sequence ATGAAAAGAAATTTAGAAATTAAAGAATTATTTTTAAAACATTTTGGACAAGCAAAAACTGAATTAGTTTTTAGCAATGCCTATGAACTTATAGTTTGTGTTATGCTTTCAGCCCAATGCACCGATAAAAGAGTGAATTTAATAACCCCTGCTTTATTTAAAGCTTATCCTAGTGTGCAAGATCTGGCTAAGGCAAATTTATCTAGTTTAAAACTTTTGATTAATTCTTGCTCATTTTACAATAATAAAGCACAAAATTTAATCAAAATGGCTCAAGCAGTTTGTGAGCAATTTAATGGTGAAATCCCTATGAATGAGCAAGATTTAAAAAGTCTAGCAGGAGTGGGACAAAAAACTGCACATGTAGTGATGATAGAATGGTGCGGGGCTAATTGTATGGCTGTGGATACTCATGTATTTAGAGTTTCGCATAGACTTAATCTTAGCAAAGCCAAAACACCTGAAGAAACTGAAAAAGATTTAACTAAAATTTTTAAAGATAATCTAAACTATCTTCATCAAGCTATGGTGCTTTTTGGACGTTATACATGCAAGGCTAAAAATCCTTTATGTAAAGAGTGTTTTTTAAATCATTTATGTAAGAGTAAAGATAAAAAGTTAATCTAG
- the gltS gene encoding sodium/glutamate symporter codes for MNFDFYATLVAMVVVLLLGVFVIKRVKFLRDYNIPEPVVGGSIAAIILFILHSFFSIDIKFDGSMKDPLMLAFFSSIGLLADFASLKKGGKKLAIFLVVVVGLLFAQNIVGIGVATAMGQNPLMGLIAGSVTMSGGHGTGAAWAAEFVKEPYMYSSATTIAIACATFGLISGGIIGGPVARYLVNKYKLVVPKQNDDKDAILNFQSPEKERLITPSSFIESLALIALCLLIGSALSTYIKTETGFTLPTFVYCLFVGVVLRNVLSATKIHHVFDREVSVLGNVSLSLFLALALMTINLWDLVTLALPMLVILVVQVAMMAAFAIFVTFRVCGKDYDAAVLAAGHCGFGLGATPTAMVNMQTVTNHYGMSHMAFIIVPLVGAFFIDIVNALVINAFLYLPFFH; via the coding sequence ATGAATTTTGATTTTTATGCAACTTTAGTTGCTATGGTTGTAGTGCTACTTTTAGGTGTTTTTGTCATCAAAAGAGTTAAATTTTTACGCGATTATAATATCCCTGAGCCTGTTGTTGGTGGTAGTATAGCTGCAATCATTCTTTTTATCTTGCATAGTTTTTTTTCTATTGATATTAAATTTGATGGCTCTATGAAAGATCCTTTAATGCTTGCATTTTTTTCAAGTATTGGTTTATTAGCTGATTTTGCATCTTTAAAAAAAGGTGGAAAAAAATTAGCAATTTTTTTAGTAGTTGTTGTAGGTTTGCTTTTTGCGCAAAATATCGTTGGTATAGGTGTGGCAACTGCTATGGGACAAAATCCACTAATGGGACTTATAGCAGGTTCTGTTACAATGAGTGGTGGTCATGGAACAGGTGCAGCTTGGGCAGCTGAATTTGTAAAAGAACCTTATATGTATTCAAGTGCTACTACTATTGCTATTGCTTGTGCTACTTTTGGTCTTATTTCAGGGGGGATTATCGGCGGACCTGTTGCAAGATATTTGGTTAATAAATATAAATTAGTGGTTCCAAAACAAAATGATGATAAAGATGCAATTTTAAATTTCCAATCTCCAGAAAAAGAAAGATTGATCACCCCTTCTTCTTTTATAGAGTCTTTAGCATTGATTGCTTTGTGTTTATTAATAGGTAGTGCTTTATCCACATATATTAAAACAGAAACAGGTTTTACTTTACCAACTTTTGTGTATTGTCTTTTTGTAGGTGTTGTTTTAAGAAATGTTTTATCAGCTACAAAAATTCACCATGTGTTTGATAGAGAAGTATCAGTTTTAGGTAATGTAAGCTTGTCTTTATTCTTGGCTTTAGCGTTAATGACTATTAATCTTTGGGATCTAGTTACCCTTGCTCTACCGATGTTAGTAATTTTAGTAGTGCAAGTTGCTATGATGGCTGCTTTTGCTATATTTGTAACCTTTAGGGTATGTGGAAAAGACTATGATGCAGCGGTTTTAGCAGCAGGTCATTGTGGTTTTGGTTTAGGTGCTACTCCAACAGCTATGGTAAATATGCAAACTGTAACAAATCACTATGGTATGAGCCATATGGCATTTATTATTGTGCCTTTAGTAGGTGCGTTTTTCATAGATATAGTAAATGCCTTAGTGATTAATGCTTTCTTATATCTACCATTCTTTCATTAA
- a CDS encoding TolC family protein, giving the protein MRIFLLCFVVFFLNACMGVKLEQVSQKQVKEEYFKEFNASEAWWEKYNNQDLNNILKAIINNNKDLNIARVNFLSTLARYKLLKLDLYPTLSGNLGANIRKNLNNGLESHNFSNGITLNYELDIYGKISDQIASSEFLAKASEYELRSLELDTINLAINSIFELIYFNDVDLLLNNHLKNLEQMLEIYTTKFDYGKIEYIDLLNIKKSLLNTKQNIITNLQNKELTLKNLKDLLGEEDKSLIDEILNYTLKDFSLQKINFDIELTMLAYRPLIQAKLNQLMASYKDYTSMQKSILPSIKILGNLDGSNKNIDESFKFLILGGNIAIDLPFLDFYRVRQNVKISELAYQTRLIEYKDALQKAIHEFKLCYENDRYYNDLLLLVKDININQAKITQLYYEKYELGRNELKDYLDADALLINSLQEISRIRLSLLKNINLYHNIVLISE; this is encoded by the coding sequence ATGAGAATATTTTTACTATGTTTTGTAGTCTTTTTTTTAAATGCTTGTATGGGTGTTAAATTAGAACAAGTATCTCAAAAGCAAGTTAAAGAAGAATATTTTAAAGAATTTAATGCAAGTGAGGCTTGGTGGGAAAAATATAATAATCAAGATTTAAATAATATCTTAAAAGCAATAATTAATAACAATAAAGACTTAAATATAGCAAGAGTTAATTTTTTAAGTACTTTGGCAAGATATAAACTTTTAAAATTAGATCTTTATCCTACTTTAAGTGGAAATTTAGGTGCAAATATAAGAAAAAATTTAAACAATGGTTTAGAATCACATAATTTTTCAAATGGTATTACTTTAAATTATGAGCTTGATATATATGGTAAAATTTCAGATCAAATTGCAAGTTCTGAATTTTTAGCAAAAGCAAGTGAATACGAATTGCGTTCATTGGAACTTGATACTATTAATTTAGCTATAAATAGTATTTTTGAACTTATTTATTTTAATGATGTGGATTTGTTGTTAAATAATCATCTTAAAAATCTTGAACAAATGTTAGAAATTTACACTACTAAATTTGATTATGGTAAGATTGAGTATATTGATCTTTTAAATATCAAGAAATCTTTATTAAATACTAAACAAAATATCATTACAAATTTGCAAAATAAAGAATTAACTTTAAAAAATTTAAAAGACTTATTGGGCGAAGAAGATAAGAGTTTAATTGATGAGATATTAAATTATACTCTCAAAGATTTTTCATTACAAAAAATAAATTTTGACATAGAATTAACAATGCTTGCGTATAGACCACTAATACAAGCGAAATTAAATCAACTTATGGCTTCTTATAAAGATTATACAAGTATGCAAAAAAGTATTTTACCTAGTATAAAAATATTAGGAAATTTAGATGGAAGCAATAAAAATATAGATGAGAGTTTTAAATTTTTAATCTTAGGTGGGAATATTGCTATTGATTTGCCATTTTTGGACTTTTATAGAGTAAGACAAAATGTAAAAATTTCTGAATTAGCTTACCAAACGCGTTTAATTGAATATAAAGATGCATTACAAAAAGCAATTCATGAGTTTAAACTTTGCTATGAAAATGATAGGTATTATAATGATTTATTGCTTTTGGTAAAGGATATTAATATTAATCAAGCAAAAATTACACAGCTTTATTATGAAAAATATGAATTAGGGCGTAATGAGCTAAAAGATTATCTTGATGCTGATGCTTTATTGATAAATTCATTGCAAGAAATAAGCAGGATTAGGTTATCGTTATTAAAAAATATAAATTTATACCATAATATTGTTTTAATTTCAGAGTAA
- a CDS encoding ABC transporter permease, protein MIRLENIQKKINNTIILENVNLYIQKGEFVAIIGQSGSGKTSLLNIIGTLDDPSSGKYFLDQYEVTNLSKDEKARIRREKIGFIFQRYNLLSLLNAKDNVALPAVYAGKNKQERSQKAKELLSFLELDHKELSKPNELSGGQQQRVSIARALMNGGELILADEPTGALDSKSGKIVLEILNKLNEQGHTIVLVTHDREIAAKAKRVIEIKDGKIISDNGIKKAEDFKIKLMSKEKKSFNLLKNQLFESFKMSIAAIVAHKLRSLLTMLGIIIGIASVVCVVALGLGAQQNILASISSIGTNTIEVVSGRGLGDIRSGRTRLNLSDLKTLSSLPYLEAVEADVGKVGVVTYKNNSLQARIHGVGPNHLRLRGFVMVDGRFINNEDIKDNSNICIVDENALRILFDNINPKYILGKSIIFNKQPLTIVGVLKKERDNKGFRPDENTIKIYTPYSTLMNKITGDKQIRAIVTKVKDEVNPALAEEAMIKILEIKRGKKDFFTINSDAIKNAIEENTATLTLLISSIAIVSLIVGGIGVMNIMLVSVSERTREIGVRMAIGARKEDILMQFLIEAVLICSLAAIFGVMLSFVIIEVFNSLNIGFTMILSINSVLLGLLSSVLIGIVFGFFPAKNAANLNPISALSKE, encoded by the coding sequence ATGATACGCTTAGAAAACATACAAAAAAAGATTAATAATACAATTATTTTAGAAAATGTTAATCTTTATATTCAAAAGGGAGAATTCGTAGCAATCATTGGTCAATCAGGTAGTGGAAAAACTTCTCTTTTAAATATTATAGGAACCCTAGATGATCCAAGTAGTGGAAAATATTTTTTAGATCAATATGAAGTTACGAATTTAAGCAAAGATGAAAAAGCAAGAATAAGAAGAGAAAAAATCGGTTTTATTTTTCAAAGATACAATCTACTTAGTCTTTTAAATGCTAAAGATAATGTAGCCTTACCTGCAGTTTATGCAGGTAAAAATAAACAAGAAAGATCACAAAAAGCCAAAGAATTGCTTTCTTTTTTAGAACTTGATCATAAAGAATTATCTAAGCCAAATGAATTAAGTGGCGGACAACAACAAAGAGTTTCTATAGCAAGAGCTTTAATGAATGGTGGTGAGCTTATCTTGGCAGATGAACCAACAGGTGCGCTTGATTCTAAAAGTGGTAAGATAGTATTAGAAATACTTAATAAGTTGAACGAACAAGGACATACCATAGTTTTGGTAACTCATGATAGAGAAATTGCAGCCAAAGCTAAAAGAGTTATAGAAATCAAAGATGGTAAGATTATTAGTGATAATGGTATAAAAAAAGCAGAAGATTTTAAGATTAAATTAATGTCAAAAGAAAAAAAAAGTTTTAATTTGCTTAAAAATCAGCTTTTTGAAAGCTTTAAGATGTCTATAGCTGCTATTGTAGCACATAAACTTCGCTCTTTACTTACTATGCTTGGTATTATCATAGGTATAGCTTCGGTAGTTTGTGTAGTTGCTTTAGGTCTTGGAGCTCAGCAAAATATACTTGCTTCTATTAGTTCTATTGGGACTAATACTATAGAGGTTGTTTCAGGACGAGGTTTGGGAGATATTAGATCAGGTAGAACAAGACTTAATTTAAGTGATCTAAAAACTTTAAGTTCTTTGCCTTATTTAGAAGCAGTGGAAGCAGATGTAGGTAAAGTAGGGGTGGTTACTTATAAGAATAATTCTTTGCAAGCTAGAATTCATGGAGTAGGGCCAAATCATTTAAGGCTTAGAGGTTTTGTGATGGTAGATGGTAGATTTATTAACAATGAAGATATTAAAGATAATTCTAATATTTGCATAGTTGATGAAAATGCTTTGCGAATTTTGTTTGATAATATTAATCCAAAATATATTTTAGGCAAAAGTATAATTTTTAACAAGCAACCTTTAACCATAGTTGGAGTTTTAAAGAAAGAAAGAGATAATAAAGGTTTTAGGCCAGATGAAAATACAATCAAAATTTATACTCCTTATTCTACTTTGATGAATAAAATTACAGGTGATAAGCAAATAAGAGCTATAGTAACTAAAGTAAAAGATGAGGTAAATCCAGCTTTGGCCGAAGAGGCGATGATAAAAATTTTAGAAATCAAACGCGGTAAAAAAGATTTTTTTACTATTAATTCAGATGCAATTAAAAATGCCATCGAAGAAAATACAGCTACTTTAACCTTGTTAATTTCTTCCATTGCTATTGTTTCTTTGATAGTAGGTGGTATTGGTGTGATGAATATTATGTTAGTTTCAGTGAGTGAGCGAACAAGAGAAATTGGCGTGAGAATGGCTATAGGAGCTAGGAAAGAAGATATTTTGATGCAATTTTTAATTGAAGCTGTGTTAATTTGTTCTTTGGCTGCTATTTTTGGAGTAATGCTTTCTTTTGTGATTATTGAAGTATTTAATTCTTTAAATATTGGATTTACTATGATACTTTCTATAAATTCAGTATTGTTAGGACTTTTAAGTTCGGTTTTAATTGGAATTGTTTTTGGGTTTTTCCCAGCTAAAAATGCAGCAAATTTAAATCCAATTAGTGCTTTATCAAAGGAATAA
- a CDS encoding efflux RND transporter periplasmic adaptor subunit — protein sequence MKKIIYLIIFLIIFIAGVYFFFFAKKEEYNYLTYEVKKQDITQSIEAIGEVYAKTQVDVGAQVSGQITKLYVKLGDRVNEGDLIAQIDKDKQQNDLDITKAQLESAKANLESKKIALDIATKQYQREQKLYTKKATSLENLENLKNTFYALKANVADLKAQTTQLEISLKNAQKDLAYTTITAPSKGEIINVAVEEGQTVNANQNTPSIVRLADLSEMEIRMQIAEADINKISIGKKVKFSILNEPDKKYEAVISSIDPANTTISDATSNTNLNSNSNSSSSAVYYYARVFVKNDNNFLRIGMSTENEIAIKTENNTLVIPTLAIKSDTNGYYVEILKENSINVKIPIKLGIKDSLNTQILEGLKEGDLVIIGKNKK from the coding sequence ATGAAAAAAATAATTTATTTAATTATATTTTTGATTATATTTATTGCTGGAGTGTATTTTTTCTTTTTTGCTAAAAAAGAAGAGTATAATTATCTAACTTATGAAGTTAAAAAACAAGATATTACTCAAAGTATAGAAGCAATTGGTGAAGTTTATGCAAAAACTCAAGTAGATGTTGGGGCACAAGTTAGTGGGCAAATCACTAAGCTTTATGTAAAATTAGGCGATCGTGTTAATGAAGGTGATTTGATTGCACAAATTGACAAAGATAAACAGCAAAATGATTTAGATATTACCAAAGCACAGCTTGAAAGTGCAAAAGCAAATTTAGAAAGCAAAAAAATAGCCCTTGATATAGCCACTAAGCAATATCAAAGAGAACAAAAACTTTATACTAAAAAAGCTACTTCTTTAGAAAATCTTGAAAATTTAAAAAATACCTTTTATGCTCTAAAGGCCAATGTGGCTGATTTAAAAGCACAAACCACTCAACTTGAGATTTCTTTAAAAAATGCTCAAAAAGATTTAGCTTATACTACAATAACTGCTCCTAGTAAAGGCGAGATTATTAATGTAGCTGTTGAAGAAGGGCAAACTGTGAATGCAAATCAAAATACACCGAGTATTGTGCGTTTAGCTGATTTAAGTGAGATGGAAATTCGTATGCAAATAGCAGAAGCTGATATAAATAAAATTAGTATAGGAAAAAAAGTTAAATTTAGTATTTTAAATGAACCTGATAAAAAATATGAAGCAGTTATTTCTAGCATAGATCCAGCAAATACTACCATAAGTGATGCAACAAGCAATACTAATTTAAATTCAAACTCTAATTCAAGTTCTAGTGCTGTGTATTATTATGCAAGAGTTTTTGTGAAAAATGATAATAATTTTTTACGCATTGGTATGAGTACTGAAAATGAAATAGCAATTAAAACAGAAAATAATACTTTAGTTATACCAACTTTAGCCATAAAAAGCGATACTAATGGTTATTATGTGGAAATTTTAAAAGAAAATAGCATAAATGTAAAAATACCTATAAAATTGGGTATCAAAGATAGTTTAAATACTCAAATTTTAGAGGGTTTAAAAGAAGGTGATTTGGTTATCATAGGTAAAAATAAAAAATGA
- a CDS encoding NAD(P)H-dependent oxidoreductase has product MQDYLNLMQNRSSIRSYTKEKISRENLKYILECARLSPSSLGLEPWKFLVFQKDKHKQEIAKIANNQAHVANCAAVIVVVSRADFKDYFEEKLKKRGLNQEELNKRLQVYKPFIDRMNLEQSFIYAKEQSYIAITNIINAAYSLNLGSCIIGGFDKEKINQYLNLDTTKQRVSILITLGYAQENSSTEKARFAFEDIVEFKD; this is encoded by the coding sequence ATGCAAGATTATTTAAATTTAATGCAAAATCGATCTTCAATACGCTCATACACCAAAGAAAAAATTTCTAGAGAAAATTTAAAATATATCTTAGAATGTGCTAGATTATCTCCTAGCTCCTTAGGACTTGAACCTTGGAAATTTTTAGTTTTTCAAAAAGATAAGCATAAACAAGAAATCGCCAAAATAGCTAATAATCAAGCTCATGTTGCAAATTGCGCCGCTGTTATTGTTGTAGTTTCAAGAGCTGATTTTAAAGATTATTTTGAAGAAAAACTAAAAAAACGAGGTTTAAATCAAGAAGAGCTAAATAAACGCTTACAAGTTTATAAGCCATTTATTGATAGAATGAATTTAGAACAAAGTTTTATTTATGCAAAAGAGCAAAGTTATATAGCTATAACAAATATCATTAATGCTGCCTATAGTTTGAATTTAGGCTCATGTATTATCGGTGGATTTGATAAAGAAAAAATCAATCAATACTTAAATTTAGATACAACTAAACAAAGAGTATCTATACTCATTACTTTAGGATACGCTCAAGAAAATTCTAGCACAGAAAAAGCTCGTTTTGCTTTTGAAGACATAGTAGAATTTAAAGATTAA